In Bacteroidota bacterium, a single window of DNA contains:
- a CDS encoding class I SAM-dependent methyltransferase, with protein MDRILEPEVMDTMEDAIEYDAMDFTEVNTSFAERAVEILPDEGLVLDLGTGSARIPILILQRNRKLKIIAVDLSENMLKVGKMNVDTYNFSASVELIIVDAKKLPYPDNHFDAVISNSLLHHIPDPLPVLKEINRVSKSKAGILIRDLIRPESFSIVEALVQQYAGDCDEHQKKLFRDSLIASFTIDEVKILVEQSGIKDSVVIQSSDRHLSIEKVFTNNYRIS; from the coding sequence ATAGATCGAATTTTAGAACCGGAAGTAATGGATACAATGGAGGATGCAATCGAGTACGATGCAATGGATTTTACTGAAGTGAACACTTCATTCGCTGAACGTGCAGTAGAAATACTCCCAGACGAAGGGTTAGTTTTAGATTTAGGTACAGGTAGTGCGAGAATTCCAATTTTAATTTTACAACGAAATCGTAAACTAAAAATCATTGCTGTCGATCTTTCTGAAAATATGTTAAAAGTCGGGAAGATGAATGTTGATACATATAATTTCTCTGCAAGCGTCGAATTAATAATTGTGGATGCAAAAAAATTACCCTATCCCGACAACCATTTCGATGCAGTAATCTCAAATAGTCTTTTGCATCATATACCTGATCCTCTTCCCGTCTTAAAAGAGATCAACAGAGTCTCAAAAAGCAAAGCTGGTATTTTGATACGCGACTTGATTCGCCCCGAATCGTTCTCCATCGTCGAAGCTCTTGTTCAACAATATGCAGGTGATTGCGACGAACATCAGAAAAAATTATTTCGCGATTCTCTGATTGCTTCTTTTACAATTGATGAAGTAAAAATTTTAGTAGAACAATCAGGCATAAAAGATTCAGTTGTTATTCAATCATCCGACCGGCATTTGTCGATTGAAAAAGTGTTTACGAATAATTATCGGATTAGTTAA
- a CDS encoding HDIG domain-containing protein translates to MNSNEALNIMHEYTKNDALRKHMYAVEAAMRAYASKFGEDEEMWGVVGLLHDFDYEMYPNIPDHPLKGSEILKEKGVSEEIRTAILGHASFTNVPRETLMAKTLFAVDELCGFISACALVRPNKISDLEASSVKKKMKDKAFAKNVNRDEIIQGATELNIDLTEHINFTIEAMRSMALNLSL, encoded by the coding sequence ATGAATAGTAATGAAGCACTCAATATAATGCACGAATACACAAAGAACGATGCTCTGCGTAAACACATGTATGCTGTAGAAGCGGCGATGCGGGCTTATGCCTCTAAGTTCGGTGAAGATGAAGAAATGTGGGGAGTTGTTGGATTACTTCACGACTTCGATTACGAAATGTATCCAAATATACCCGACCACCCGTTAAAGGGTTCGGAAATTTTGAAAGAAAAGGGAGTATCTGAAGAAATTCGCACTGCGATTCTCGGTCATGCTTCATTCACAAATGTTCCACGCGAAACGTTGATGGCTAAAACTCTTTTCGCTGTGGATGAATTATGTGGTTTTATTTCAGCATGCGCCCTCGTCCGTCCTAATAAGATATCCGACCTTGAAGCGTCATCTGTGAAAAAGAAAATGAAAGATAAAGCATTCGCAAAGAACGTGAATAGAGATGAAATTATACAAGGAGCAACAGAATTAAATATTGATTTGACTGAACACATTAACTTTACAATTGAAGCGATGAGATCAATGGCATTGAATTTAAGTTTATAA
- a CDS encoding nucleotidyltransferase family protein produces the protein MKTLNEIITILKTNEHYLKQKYKIKNIGLFGSVCRGDATDDSDIDILAEFEEPIGLEFVDLALDPEKLLDNKVDLVSKK, from the coding sequence ATGAAAACACTAAACGAAATAATTACGATACTAAAAACTAATGAACATTATCTAAAGCAAAAGTATAAAATTAAAAATATAGGTCTATTTGGTTCGGTGTGTCGTGGTGATGCAACGGATGATAGCGATATTGATATTTTAGCAGAATTCGAAGAACCAATCGGGTTAGAATTTGTAGATTTGGCTCTAGACCCTGAAAAGTTATTAGACAATAAAGTTGATCTCGTTTCTAAAAAATAA
- a CDS encoding DUF86 domain-containing protein gives MDAVIRNFEIIGEAANQVPESIQEKCPEIEWYKIIGLRNRIIQEYFRCQC, from the coding sequence ATAGATGCGGTTATTAGAAATTTTGAAATCATAGGTGAAGCTGCCAATCAAGTACCTGAATCAATACAGGAGAAGTGTCCGGAAATTGAATGGTATAAAATAATCGGATTGAGAAACAGAATTATTCAAGAGTATTTTCGGTGTCAATGTTGA
- a CDS encoding SpoIIE family protein phosphatase, with translation MNIKLLQRFGKIFYLITGFTLFMIGLILDVIGKNVGPVFAQIDLIKIGAFVAFYLFIQSYWKRESIPLKRLTAILILGTVVLGISLLLAVAIGTEFEFKGSSLIPNNYSTIFISNALAVIIGVAAIIFILLLRDILVYKPRRYTKRNFLILVIGLLAATFSAINLNPYESRLVTTILFGIFVLLILINSFRMPWIVFLKKREKVLTIVFTFSTLVIFTALSIIFQDNSSAGKSILYFSHSLKYFVDGTFLFVLLYSLIAFLSTIFHLPTSDTFDRKMSEVASLHNLSKLVTQVLDFNELVDSVTGMTLQVCEAKSSWLEIIQPAEKLKNLKPEQSGIYVAAQKNISVPDIDHINLSSSFTLRSSVINDRKPVMIDDFKNDTRTQHLNNLESKFGSILAVPLIARNELVGILYATKETEYGFDREDLEVISAFADQAAVAVDNSRLIEKSFERERLMREMNLAQEMQKKLRPQTIPNIEHIELEVFSSPAFEVGGDYYDFMMIDDKRLAIVIGDVSGKGVSAAFYMAEMKGIFQSLCKIYPSPKDFLVNANQAISSSIDKRSFISLIYAVLNIETGVVTSARAGHCPFILAKESDVSFVRPNGIGLGMGNSELFTKYIQESQTQLNSGDAVIFYTDGITEAHTKDGDEFGYSRLLEAIKNNRDNSAIDIRDAIISSVNKYMQNQPPHDDTTLIILKWLRN, from the coding sequence ATGAATATAAAGTTATTACAACGGTTTGGGAAAATATTTTACTTGATTACCGGTTTTACTCTGTTCATGATTGGGTTAATTTTAGATGTAATAGGTAAAAACGTCGGGCCTGTATTTGCTCAAATCGATTTAATAAAAATCGGTGCGTTCGTTGCTTTTTATCTTTTTATACAATCATATTGGAAGAGGGAATCGATTCCGTTAAAAAGATTAACAGCAATTCTTATACTCGGCACAGTAGTTTTGGGAATATCTTTACTTCTGGCAGTTGCAATCGGAACTGAATTCGAATTTAAAGGTTCTTCTCTCATTCCAAACAATTACTCAACAATTTTTATCTCAAATGCGTTGGCTGTAATAATTGGTGTCGCAGCAATTATCTTCATATTACTCTTAAGAGATATACTTGTGTATAAACCGAGAAGATATACAAAACGTAACTTTTTAATTTTGGTAATCGGTCTTTTAGCTGCAACTTTTTCTGCGATCAATTTAAATCCATACGAATCACGTTTGGTAACTACAATACTCTTCGGAATATTTGTTCTCCTCATCCTCATCAATTCGTTTCGAATGCCCTGGATTGTTTTTTTGAAGAAACGCGAAAAGGTGTTAACTATTGTTTTCACTTTTTCAACACTCGTAATATTTACGGCTCTGAGTATCATTTTTCAGGATAATTCATCAGCCGGAAAATCTATTTTATATTTTTCCCACTCTCTAAAATATTTTGTTGATGGGACATTCCTTTTTGTTCTCTTATATTCTTTGATAGCATTTTTGAGTACGATATTTCATCTACCTACATCGGATACATTTGATAGAAAGATGAGCGAAGTTGCATCGTTGCATAACTTGAGTAAACTTGTAACTCAGGTTTTGGACTTTAACGAACTGGTGGATTCGGTAACCGGTATGACGCTCCAAGTATGCGAAGCAAAAAGTTCGTGGCTCGAAATTATTCAACCCGCTGAAAAATTAAAAAACTTAAAACCTGAACAGTCCGGTATTTATGTAGCGGCTCAAAAAAATATATCAGTGCCCGATATAGATCATATCAATCTTTCGTCTTCTTTTACGTTACGTTCATCAGTTATCAACGATCGAAAACCTGTGATGATTGATGATTTCAAAAACGACACTAGAACTCAGCATCTGAACAATCTTGAAAGTAAATTCGGTTCTATCCTTGCAGTGCCTTTGATCGCTCGGAATGAGCTTGTCGGGATATTGTATGCAACAAAGGAAACAGAATATGGGTTTGACCGTGAAGATTTGGAAGTCATCTCGGCTTTTGCTGATCAAGCTGCCGTGGCGGTTGATAATTCAAGATTGATCGAAAAATCGTTTGAGCGCGAACGCCTGATGCGCGAGATGAATTTAGCACAGGAGATGCAAAAGAAATTGCGGCCGCAAACCATACCGAATATTGAACATATTGAACTTGAAGTTTTCTCGTCTCCGGCGTTCGAAGTAGGCGGCGATTATTATGATTTTATGATGATTGATGATAAACGTTTAGCGATTGTTATCGGCGATGTTTCAGGCAAAGGTGTTTCGGCGGCTTTTTATATGGCTGAAATGAAAGGCATCTTTCAATCGCTGTGTAAAATATATCCTTCACCAAAAGATTTTCTTGTAAACGCAAATCAGGCAATATCCTCGAGCATCGATAAACGATCGTTCATTAGTTTGATATATGCCGTCCTAAATATTGAGACCGGAGTTGTTACAAGTGCGAGGGCGGGACATTGCCCGTTTATTTTGGCGAAGGAATCTGACGTCAGTTTTGTCCGACCTAACGGGATTGGTTTAGGTATGGGGAACTCAGAACTTTTTACAAAGTATATTCAAGAGAGTCAAACTCAATTGAACTCAGGTGATGCTGTGATTTTTTACACTGATGGGATTACCGAAGCACACACAAAAGACGGGGATGAATTTGGTTACTCACGTTTGCTTGAAGCAATAAAAAACAATCGGGACAATTCTGCAATAGATATCAGAGATGCAATAATATCATCGGTAAATAAATATATGCAGAACCAACCACCGCATGATGATACTACTTTAATCATTCTAAAATGGCTGCGAAATTAA
- a CDS encoding ATP-binding protein: MKIVKNKSYSNGITIESTTANLVVVRKFVTDAALSSGFDEDTTNRIVLAVDEACTNIIRHAYKNISNKPIEVRIIQNKNKFEVMITDYGKPFDPNSVKEPDIKDNFKNYKKGGFGIFLMRSLVDEVDFRRDEGQKNIVRLIKYFN, from the coding sequence ATGAAAATTGTTAAGAATAAATCTTACTCGAATGGGATTACTATTGAAAGCACAACAGCAAATCTGGTTGTGGTTCGTAAGTTCGTTACTGACGCAGCTTTAAGTTCAGGTTTTGACGAAGATACAACAAATAGGATAGTTTTAGCAGTCGATGAAGCGTGCACCAATATCATCCGCCACGCATATAAAAATATTAGCAACAAACCTATTGAAGTTCGTATCATTCAAAATAAAAATAAATTCGAAGTAATGATTACCGATTATGGTAAACCTTTCGATCCCAATTCTGTCAAAGAACCTGATATTAAAGATAATTTCAAAAATTATAAAAAGGGGGGATTTGGTATTTTTTTAATGCGTTCTCTTGTGGATGAGGTAGATTTTCGCAGAGATGAGGGGCAAAAAAATATTGTTCGCTTGATTAAATATTTTAACTGA
- a CDS encoding STAS domain-containing protein, with translation MTNFKINFRESSNIQIIDLKGYLDAHTAPDFENAIQKIINNKQYNIIVNCKNLSYISSAGLGVFMAYIEEVRKNKGDIKITNMSSKIYNVFDILGFPLLYEIMNTEEDALKKFTKSV, from the coding sequence ATGACTAATTTTAAAATTAATTTTCGTGAAAGTTCAAATATCCAGATTATTGATTTAAAAGGATATCTTGATGCTCATACCGCACCTGACTTTGAAAATGCAATTCAAAAAATTATTAATAATAAGCAATACAATATAATTGTGAACTGTAAAAACTTATCCTACATCAGCAGCGCAGGTTTAGGTGTGTTTATGGCATACATTGAAGAAGTCAGGAAAAACAAGGGTGACATTAAAATTACAAATATGTCTTCCAAAATTTATAACGTGTTCGATATTCTTGGTTTTCCACTGTTGTATGAAATTATGAACACTGAAGAAGACGCACTCAAAAAATTTACAAAAAGTGTTTAG
- a CDS encoding PP2C family protein-serine/threonine phosphatase yields the protein MLNHKKENRADSVTRFDVNSLFEFSKVVNSDVSLQFILNHFILTAMGKLLCIRGIVILKVEEQTFHTETVRGFILDERMKNIVITQKLKSIMYINSIKKKNEKWVTILNKNEIQVLIPLIFKNNVLGALGITKLSRKKLTNEEETYIKSLSNIAAAAIAQKLSVDKLIKVNRELDKQIHQATTLFDLGKEFSTILNRERVIKLFSLSLMGQIGVRQFAICLKEGNEMKIVSSRFHGPIDTSVICNHSEFENPMLVSEIVASQKLKNELKEIGISAIIPMKMQDEVKGVLVVGERIAGIPYTQSDLEYIYSIGNLLLISLENSRLFKEAVEKQKIEDDLLIAREIQRGLLPKKLPKFTSYDLDAVNISSKHVGGDYYDVIQISDDNFIIAIADVSGKGTPASLLMANLQAMIRALVPLKLPLSELTKRVNDLICESTGNDRFITLFLASVDKKHKSLTYVNSGHNLPFVLRKDGMIMRLEKGGLLLGVMKSTTYEEGIMQLVTGDVLVLFTDGVSEAMNPDGIEFGEERLLKIIKSKKNESAEKIKEQIISEVQEYSGGHQSDDITLLVLKVC from the coding sequence ATGCTTAATCATAAAAAAGAAAACCGAGCAGACTCGGTTACAAGATTCGATGTGAATTCGCTTTTTGAATTTAGCAAAGTTGTAAATTCAGATGTATCGCTTCAATTTATATTGAATCATTTTATACTTACGGCGATGGGGAAACTGCTCTGTATAAGGGGAATAGTTATTTTAAAAGTAGAGGAACAAACTTTCCACACCGAAACTGTGAGGGGATTCATACTTGATGAGAGAATGAAAAATATTGTTATTACACAAAAGCTTAAGTCGATTATGTATATAAATTCGATAAAGAAAAAAAATGAAAAGTGGGTTACAATATTAAATAAAAACGAAATCCAGGTTCTTATTCCTTTAATATTTAAAAATAATGTTTTAGGAGCGTTAGGAATTACAAAATTATCAAGGAAGAAATTAACGAACGAAGAAGAAACTTACATCAAATCACTCTCGAACATTGCCGCAGCGGCTATAGCACAAAAGCTTAGTGTCGATAAATTAATCAAAGTAAACAGGGAGCTTGATAAACAAATCCACCAAGCTACCACACTCTTTGATTTGGGGAAAGAGTTTTCAACTATACTTAATCGCGAACGTGTTATAAAATTGTTCTCTCTATCGTTGATGGGCCAAATTGGTGTGCGTCAATTTGCGATTTGTTTGAAAGAGGGGAATGAAATGAAAATTGTTTCTTCTCGATTCCACGGTCCGATTGATACTTCAGTAATATGCAACCATTCGGAGTTTGAAAACCCCATGCTGGTTTCGGAAATCGTTGCATCCCAAAAACTTAAAAATGAATTAAAGGAAATTGGCATCAGTGCTATTATTCCGATGAAAATGCAGGATGAAGTAAAAGGGGTTTTAGTAGTAGGCGAAAGAATAGCAGGAATACCTTACACACAAAGTGATCTCGAATATATATATTCGATTGGAAACTTGTTGTTGATTTCACTTGAAAACTCACGTCTTTTTAAAGAAGCGGTAGAAAAACAAAAAATAGAAGACGACCTTTTGATAGCACGTGAAATCCAAAGAGGACTGCTTCCGAAAAAGTTACCCAAATTTACAAGTTACGATTTAGATGCTGTAAATATTTCTTCGAAGCATGTTGGCGGCGATTATTATGATGTTATCCAAATCAGCGACGATAATTTTATTATTGCGATTGCCGATGTATCAGGCAAAGGAACACCCGCTTCACTTTTAATGGCTAATTTACAAGCGATGATACGTGCTTTAGTTCCGCTCAAACTTCCACTTTCTGAATTGACTAAGCGTGTTAACGATTTGATATGTGAAAGTACCGGAAACGATCGCTTCATTACATTATTTTTGGCAAGTGTTGATAAAAAACATAAATCGTTGACTTATGTAAACTCGGGACACAATCTACCTTTTGTTCTAAGAAAAGATGGCATGATTATGCGTTTAGAAAAAGGCGGACTTTTGCTCGGTGTGATGAAATCAACTACTTACGAAGAGGGGATAATGCAACTTGTTACCGGAGATGTTTTGGTGCTATTCACCGATGGGGTTAGCGAAGCAATGAACCCCGATGGGATTGAGTTTGGAGAAGAAAGATTGTTGAAAATCATCAAATCTAAAAAAAATGAATCTGCCGAAAAGATTAAAGAACAGATTATTTCAGAAGTTCAAGAATATAGCGGCGGTCATCAATCGGATGATATAACTTTGTTAGTGTTAAAAGTTTGTTAA